The following coding sequences lie in one Klebsiella huaxiensis genomic window:
- a CDS encoding biotin-independent malonate decarboxylase subunit beta: protein MRNDRSFIELRARERARILLDDGSYRELLDPFEGIMSPWLGAQGIVPQSDDGMVVAKGTINGQPAVVIAIEGTFQGGSMGEVSGAKMAAALELAAEDNRNGIPTQAVLCLETGGVRLQEANLGLAAIADIHAAIVDLRRYTPVVGIITGTVGCFGGMSIAAALCSYLIVTREARLGLNGPQVIEQEAGIEEYDSRDRPFIWSMTGGQIRYASGLVDALVGDGVNAVKTAMNEAIAQGVPAQHRSDKYDDFLTRLTHFDTRQQADTAQIKQLFAREEK from the coding sequence ATGCGTAACGATCGCAGCTTTATCGAATTACGTGCCCGCGAACGCGCCCGCATCCTGCTGGACGACGGTAGCTATCGCGAGCTGCTCGACCCGTTCGAAGGCATCATGTCGCCGTGGCTGGGCGCACAGGGTATCGTCCCGCAGTCCGATGACGGCATGGTGGTCGCGAAAGGTACCATTAACGGTCAACCCGCGGTGGTGATCGCCATCGAAGGCACCTTCCAGGGCGGCAGCATGGGCGAAGTCTCCGGCGCGAAAATGGCCGCCGCGCTTGAACTGGCGGCGGAAGATAACCGCAACGGTATCCCCACCCAGGCGGTGCTGTGCCTGGAAACCGGCGGCGTGCGTCTGCAGGAGGCCAATCTGGGCCTTGCCGCTATCGCCGATATTCATGCCGCGATTGTCGACCTGCGTCGCTACACCCCGGTGGTCGGTATTATCACCGGCACCGTCGGCTGCTTCGGTGGGATGTCCATCGCCGCGGCACTGTGCAGCTACCTGATTGTCACCCGCGAAGCACGCCTGGGGCTCAACGGGCCACAAGTTATCGAACAGGAAGCGGGGATTGAAGAGTATGACTCCCGTGACCGTCCGTTTATCTGGAGCATGACCGGCGGCCAAATTCGCTACGCCAGCGGCCTGGTGGATGCGCTGGTGGGTGACGGCGTCAACGCGGTGAAAACGGCAATGAACGAGGCGATTGCCCAGGGCGTACCGGCCCAGCATCGCAGCGACAAATATGATGATTTCCTGACCCGTTTGACCCACTTCGATACCCGCCAGCAGGCGGATACCGCGCAGATCAAACAGCTATTCGCCCGGGAGGAGAAATAA
- a CDS encoding putative bifunctional diguanylate cyclase/phosphodiesterase translates to MIHSLGWRNIPSARTLSIMIFLAGIGLIVSVISLLYLSQHLIGLKANEIDKHRSVLSVDGAVQTSVNRVLSLVMDNAIWDDAVHQTYAEKLDSQWLYNSWGSGFKINNLYDGTFVLDQHYQVLWGSFRSQSFTEQDTQFLGNGFHALISQHAAALRSGKSAYAGITRTRAGIAFIGIGLIRPTVGRLQVHDDTRRYLVITRHINPQMLERLGDTFQIRNLHVTPTGGEYSIPLRTHAGEIVGYLSWQPGLPGAEASRAASNSIRLIAAVAAGLILLFILFSSLGLYKLARGEKLARNIAMTDWLSRLPNRRALIERLNQVCENSQYQTQSVVFIDLDGFKDVNDNYGHDVGDALITHIAKELRERIPSGGMLARMGGDEFAMTISGELAANQASAFAWAVLEMLKAPVTLNDRKIYISASIGIASGVPATCSSTELFRRADIAMYHSKKTGKGRTTWYDEALSDARQYQLNIENGIRQGLENEEFDVWYQPIVNADTLVMEGVEALLRWPRRPQGALPPDAFIGIAESSGLIYALGQFVLYRACCDLQPMGDLLLSVNISPAQFRDPEFESRVVQVLGRCHFPARRLQLEVTESYVLENPDRARAAIENLKSLGIAVALDDFGTGYSSIGYLRSFSFDSLKIDKSLAGLVDVDTQAAELVRGTVRIAGALGITVVAEGVENQQQLALLRRAGCDRLQGFYFSEPMPVASLLQLRQQQG, encoded by the coding sequence ATGATTCACTCGTTAGGTTGGCGCAATATCCCCTCCGCCAGAACGCTTTCCATCATGATCTTCCTCGCCGGGATCGGGTTAATCGTGTCTGTTATTTCTCTACTCTATCTCTCTCAACATCTGATAGGCCTCAAAGCCAACGAAATCGACAAGCATCGCTCTGTGCTATCGGTGGATGGCGCAGTGCAGACCTCGGTCAACCGCGTGCTGTCGCTGGTGATGGATAACGCCATCTGGGATGATGCGGTTCATCAGACCTATGCGGAGAAGCTCGATTCGCAATGGCTTTATAATTCATGGGGATCGGGTTTTAAAATCAACAATCTTTATGATGGCACTTTCGTGCTGGACCAGCACTATCAGGTTTTGTGGGGATCGTTTCGTAGCCAGAGTTTTACCGAGCAGGATACGCAATTTTTAGGCAATGGTTTTCATGCGCTCATCTCGCAGCATGCCGCAGCGCTACGCAGCGGTAAAAGCGCTTATGCGGGCATCACCCGCACCCGCGCCGGTATTGCGTTTATCGGTATTGGTCTGATTCGCCCAACGGTTGGACGCCTGCAGGTGCATGATGATACCCGCCGTTATCTGGTGATTACCCGGCACATTAACCCGCAAATGCTCGAACGCCTTGGTGATACCTTTCAGATTCGCAATCTGCATGTCACTCCCACCGGCGGTGAGTACAGTATTCCGCTGCGTACTCATGCCGGAGAGATCGTGGGTTACCTCAGCTGGCAGCCGGGACTTCCCGGTGCGGAGGCATCGCGGGCGGCATCGAACAGTATTCGGCTGATTGCTGCGGTAGCAGCTGGGCTTATCTTGCTGTTTATTCTGTTTAGCAGTCTGGGTCTTTACAAGCTAGCGCGCGGCGAAAAGCTGGCGCGCAATATCGCCATGACCGACTGGCTAAGCCGCTTGCCTAACCGCCGGGCGCTAATCGAGCGGCTGAATCAGGTTTGTGAAAATTCGCAATATCAAACGCAAAGCGTGGTGTTTATCGACCTCGACGGCTTCAAAGATGTCAATGATAACTACGGCCATGATGTTGGCGATGCGCTGATCACCCATATTGCCAAAGAGCTGCGGGAGCGCATTCCTTCCGGCGGGATGTTGGCGCGGATGGGCGGCGATGAGTTCGCGATGACAATCAGCGGGGAGCTGGCAGCCAATCAGGCGTCAGCTTTTGCCTGGGCGGTGTTGGAAATGCTGAAAGCCCCCGTCACCTTAAACGATCGCAAAATCTATATCAGCGCCAGTATTGGTATTGCCAGCGGTGTTCCGGCGACCTGCTCCAGCACCGAGCTGTTTCGCCGTGCCGATATTGCCATGTATCACTCGAAGAAAACTGGCAAAGGGCGCACAACCTGGTATGACGAAGCGCTCAGCGACGCGCGGCAGTATCAGCTCAATATCGAAAACGGCATTCGTCAGGGACTGGAAAATGAAGAGTTTGACGTCTGGTATCAGCCGATCGTCAACGCCGACACGCTGGTGATGGAAGGGGTGGAAGCGCTGTTGCGCTGGCCGCGACGCCCTCAGGGGGCGCTGCCGCCGGATGCGTTTATCGGCATTGCCGAGAGCAGCGGCCTGATCTACGCCCTCGGCCAGTTTGTCCTCTATCGCGCCTGCTGTGACCTGCAGCCAATGGGCGATCTGCTGCTATCGGTGAATATCTCTCCGGCGCAGTTTCGCGATCCGGAGTTTGAGTCGCGCGTGGTACAGGTGCTTGGACGCTGCCATTTCCCGGCCCGCCGATTGCAGCTTGAGGTCACCGAGAGCTATGTTCTGGAAAATCCCGATCGCGCGAGGGCGGCGATTGAGAATTTAAAATCGCTGGGCATTGCGGTGGCGCTGGATGATTTCGGTACCGGATATTCCAGCATCGGTTATTTACGTAGCTTCAGCTTTGACAGTCTCAAAATCGATAAATCGCTGGCCGGGCTGGTGGATGTCGATACCCAGGCGGCGGAGCTGGTGCGTGGTACCGTGCGTATTGCCGGGGCGCTAGGCATTACGGTGGTGGCGGAAGGCGTTGAAAACCAGCAACAGCTGGCGCTGCTGCGTCGTGCGGGATGCGACAGATTGCAGGGATTCTATTTCAGCGAGCCGATGCCCGTCGCTTCTTTACTACAGCTGCGTCAGCAGCAGGGCTGA
- the mdcC gene encoding malonate decarboxylase acyl carrier protein: MEQIKLSFPANRALSGKALAGVVGSGDMEVLYTAGQSNTLNVEITTSVDNSQARWNALFDRLNLVNGLPGGLLIIHDFGATPGVARIRIEQVFEEVAHA, encoded by the coding sequence ATGGAACAGATTAAATTGTCATTTCCTGCCAACCGCGCCCTCAGCGGCAAAGCGCTGGCAGGCGTTGTTGGCTCCGGCGATATGGAAGTGCTCTATACCGCCGGACAGAGCAACACGCTCAACGTAGAAATAACCACTTCGGTGGACAACAGCCAGGCGCGCTGGAACGCGCTGTTCGACCGCCTGAACCTGGTTAACGGCCTGCCCGGCGGGCTGCTGATTATCCACGATTTCGGTGCAACGCCGGGCGTGGCGCGTATCCGCATTGAACAGGTTTTTGAGGAGGTGGCTCATGCGTAA
- the mdtI gene encoding multidrug/spermidine efflux SMR transporter subunit MdtI — translation MQQFEWVHGAWLALAIVLEIIANVFLKFSDGFRRKFYGVMSLAAVLGAFSALSQAVKGIDLSVAYALWGGFGIAATIAAGWMLFGQRLNYKGWAGLLLLVVGMVLIKLA, via the coding sequence ATGCAACAGTTTGAGTGGGTTCACGGCGCCTGGCTGGCGCTGGCGATTGTGCTGGAAATTATCGCCAACGTTTTTCTTAAGTTTTCCGACGGCTTCCGGCGTAAATTCTACGGCGTGATGTCCTTAGCGGCGGTCCTTGGCGCATTTAGCGCGCTTTCGCAGGCGGTTAAGGGGATTGACCTGTCGGTAGCTTATGCACTGTGGGGCGGTTTCGGTATCGCGGCGACCATTGCCGCCGGTTGGATGCTGTTTGGTCAACGTCTGAATTATAAAGGCTGGGCCGGTTTGTTGCTTTTGGTCGTTGGCATGGTGCTAATTAAACTTGCCTGA
- the mdcE gene encoding biotin-independent malonate decarboxylase subunit gamma, giving the protein MSQFTNRAALWLNQLAPNAPLMSGLCPSVQVADADFNGETVRFIAVVPDAKNHYPRAAQGEVGLLEGWTLAKVVNETIDADADNPVKRPIIAVIDVPSQAYGRREEAFGIHQALAGAAGAYAKARLAGHPVIGLIVGKAMSGAFLAHGYQANRLIAFNDSGVLVHAMGKESAARITLRTVEALEKLAATIPPMAYDVSNYATLGLLSALLDISNPDAPDARDLTLVTTTLRDAIADARQDTTLKCRLGAENRRSSQLVRDRMRASW; this is encoded by the coding sequence ATGAGTCAGTTCACTAATCGCGCCGCGCTGTGGCTAAACCAGCTGGCACCAAATGCCCCGCTGATGAGCGGTCTGTGCCCGTCAGTACAGGTTGCCGATGCCGATTTTAACGGTGAAACCGTGCGTTTTATCGCCGTGGTGCCGGATGCTAAAAACCACTACCCGCGCGCCGCTCAGGGCGAAGTCGGCCTGCTTGAAGGCTGGACTCTGGCGAAAGTGGTCAACGAAACTATCGATGCCGATGCGGATAACCCGGTGAAGCGCCCAATCATTGCGGTTATCGATGTGCCAAGCCAGGCCTATGGTCGCCGCGAAGAGGCCTTCGGTATTCACCAGGCGCTGGCCGGTGCGGCAGGCGCTTATGCCAAAGCGCGTCTTGCTGGTCACCCGGTGATTGGCCTGATTGTCGGCAAAGCGATGTCCGGGGCGTTTCTGGCCCACGGCTACCAGGCCAACCGCCTGATCGCCTTTAACGACAGCGGCGTGCTGGTCCACGCGATGGGCAAAGAGTCCGCCGCGCGCATCACCCTGCGTACCGTTGAGGCGCTGGAGAAACTGGCGGCAACTATCCCGCCGATGGCCTATGACGTCAGCAACTACGCAACGCTCGGCCTGCTCTCCGCCCTGCTCGATATCAGCAATCCGGATGCCCCAGACGCCCGCGACCTGACGCTGGTCACCACCACCCTGCGCGACGCCATCGCTGACGCCCGCCAGGATACCACGCTGAAGTGCCGCCTGGGTGCGGAGAACCGTCGTAGTTCCCAGCTAGTACGCGATCGTATGCGCGCCAGCTGGTAG
- a CDS encoding malonate decarboxylase holo-ACP synthase: MSSTPRPHDLVWLNHACALEATEELWVAQHWRVSLPVVVRRDVDADARIPVGVRGMKREQRAAGWVRMENIVRTISPETLADRQLLLRSPFVSQPPVQAAISLTLHDWPWRWGITGSTGYALATEIPVLHATSDLDLLIRAPQPVDREALLEWQACIAQLPCRADTQVETPAGAFALNEWLRDGRALLKMSHGARLTETPWNREEV; encoded by the coding sequence ATGTCATCAACGCCGCGTCCTCACGATTTAGTCTGGTTGAATCATGCCTGTGCGCTGGAGGCTACCGAGGAACTCTGGGTCGCCCAGCACTGGCGAGTCAGCCTGCCGGTGGTGGTCCGACGTGACGTTGATGCCGACGCCCGCATTCCGGTGGGCGTGCGGGGCATGAAGCGCGAACAGCGGGCGGCGGGCTGGGTACGGATGGAGAATATCGTTCGTACCATCAGCCCGGAAACGCTCGCCGACCGCCAGCTGCTTCTGCGCTCACCGTTTGTCTCTCAGCCGCCGGTACAGGCGGCTATTTCACTGACGCTGCACGACTGGCCATGGCGCTGGGGCATTACCGGCAGCACCGGCTACGCGCTGGCCACCGAAATTCCCGTTCTGCACGCCACCAGCGATCTGGATCTACTCATTCGCGCCCCGCAGCCTGTGGATCGTGAGGCATTGCTCGAATGGCAAGCGTGCATCGCGCAGCTACCCTGTCGGGCGGATACTCAGGTCGAAACGCCAGCCGGGGCTTTCGCGCTTAACGAGTGGCTGCGCGATGGCCGCGCTCTGCTGAAGATGTCCCACGGCGCGCGTCTGACCGAGACGCCGTGGAACAGGGAGGAAGTATGA
- a CDS encoding triphosphoribosyl-dephospho-CoA synthase, with the protein MKNLSPQLAETRARRLAQIASDCLIDEARLSPKPGLVDSRGNGAHLDLNLALMERSAHSLTPTFHALAQQSWLRPVDIALRETVGRLGREGEAQMMQATAGVNTHRGAIWALGLLVSATAMMGGKGHSQRIAETAAALARLPDACAPKTFSKGLRASRRWQVPGAREEAQCAFPHITTLALPQLLRSRAQGASEEQARLDALIAIMTSLSDTCVLSRAGMAGLDAMQQGAAEVLTAGGCATATGRAALAQLDAQMLAQNASPGGAADLLAATLFLDRVSA; encoded by the coding sequence ATGAAAAACCTCTCTCCCCAACTCGCAGAAACCCGGGCCCGGCGTCTGGCGCAAATCGCCAGCGACTGCCTGATCGACGAAGCGCGCCTTAGCCCGAAACCTGGCCTGGTTGATAGCCGTGGCAACGGCGCGCATCTGGACCTGAATCTGGCGCTGATGGAACGCTCGGCCCATAGCCTGACACCGACTTTTCACGCGCTGGCACAGCAAAGCTGGCTGCGCCCGGTTGATATCGCCCTGCGCGAGACCGTTGGTCGTCTGGGCCGTGAAGGCGAAGCGCAGATGATGCAGGCGACGGCCGGGGTCAACACCCATCGCGGCGCTATCTGGGCCCTTGGCCTGCTGGTCAGCGCAACGGCCATGATGGGGGGAAAAGGTCATTCACAGAGAATCGCGGAAACTGCCGCCGCCCTCGCCCGTTTGCCGGACGCTTGCGCGCCGAAGACCTTCAGTAAAGGTCTGCGCGCCAGCCGCCGCTGGCAGGTGCCGGGTGCGCGTGAAGAGGCGCAGTGCGCTTTTCCGCACATCACCACCCTGGCGCTGCCGCAGCTGCTGCGCAGCCGGGCGCAGGGGGCCAGCGAAGAGCAAGCCCGCCTCGACGCGCTGATAGCGATTATGACTTCGCTCAGCGATACCTGCGTGCTCTCTCGCGCCGGAATGGCGGGACTTGACGCCATGCAGCAAGGTGCTGCCGAGGTGCTAACCGCCGGAGGATGTGCGACAGCTACGGGCCGCGCCGCTCTGGCGCAACTTGATGCCCAGATGCTGGCGCAGAACGCCTCGCCGGGTGGCGCTGCGGACCTGCTTGCCGCCACCCTGTTTCTCGACCGGGTTTCCGCCTAA
- the mdtJ gene encoding multidrug/spermidine efflux SMR transporter subunit MdtJ, producing MFYWILLALAIVAEITGTLSMKWASVSGGHTGFILMLVMIALSYIFLAFAVKKIALGVAYALWEGIGILLITIFSVLLFDETLSAIKIAGLVTLVVGIVLIKSGTQKTVKQRKERTHATV from the coding sequence ATGTTTTATTGGATTTTATTAGCTTTAGCTATCGTTGCTGAAATTACCGGCACGTTGTCTATGAAATGGGCTAGCGTAAGCGGTGGACACACTGGTTTTATTTTAATGCTGGTAATGATTGCGCTTTCCTATATTTTTCTCGCCTTCGCGGTGAAAAAAATCGCCCTTGGCGTGGCCTACGCCCTGTGGGAAGGGATCGGTATTTTACTGATCACTATTTTCAGCGTGCTGTTGTTTGATGAGACGCTATCGGCGATAAAAATTGCTGGCCTGGTCACCCTGGTCGTCGGGATCGTATTAATCAAGTCCGGGACGCAAAAAACGGTGAAACAGCGCAAGGAGAGAACTCATGCAACAGTTTGA
- the mdcA gene encoding malonate decarboxylase subunit alpha: protein MSAEQTTGRVWNRRRTEKQRRLAEAKISGKVIPTDQLVAVLEHLLAPGDRVVLEGNNQKQADFLSRMLAEVNPQKIHDLHMIMPSVGRSEHLDLFEKGIARKLDFSFSGTQSLRISQLLEDGLLEIGAIHTYIELYSRLYVDLSPNVALIAGFKADRKGNLYTGASTEDTPALVEAAAFHDGIVIAQVNELVDDECDLPRVDIPGSWIDYVVVADKPFFIEPLFTRDPRLIKQEHILMAMMAIKGIYAEHQVQSLNHGIGFNTAAIELLLPTYGEQLGLKGKICKHWTLNPHPTLIPAIESGWVESVHCFGGELGMEEYIRARPDVFFTGADGSMRSNRAFCQLAGQYAVDMFIGSTLQVDGYANSSTVTRGRLSGFGGAPNMGHDPHGRRHATPAWLNMITEPDPMQRGKKLVVQMVETFQAGVKPTFVEKLDAIEVAKTSGMPLAPVMIYGDDVTHVLTEEGIAYLYRAESLEERRAMVAAVAGITDIGLGVDAKRVAELRRSGKVVYPEDIGIRRSDATRSLLAAGSVSDLVEWSDGLYNPPAKFRSW, encoded by the coding sequence ATGAGTGCCGAACAAACGACCGGACGGGTCTGGAACCGTCGACGGACGGAAAAACAGCGGCGACTGGCCGAGGCTAAGATCTCAGGTAAAGTCATTCCCACCGACCAGCTGGTTGCGGTTCTGGAACATTTACTGGCTCCCGGCGACCGGGTGGTGCTGGAAGGCAACAACCAGAAACAGGCCGATTTCCTCTCGCGGATGCTGGCTGAAGTCAACCCGCAAAAAATCCACGACCTGCATATGATTATGCCGAGCGTCGGACGCAGCGAGCATCTGGATCTCTTTGAAAAGGGCATCGCCCGTAAACTTGATTTCTCCTTCTCCGGCACCCAAAGCCTGCGTATTTCGCAGCTGCTGGAAGATGGTCTGCTGGAAATTGGCGCGATCCACACCTATATCGAACTTTATTCCCGCCTGTACGTCGACCTGTCGCCGAACGTCGCGCTGATCGCCGGTTTCAAAGCCGACCGCAAAGGTAATCTCTACACCGGAGCAAGTACCGAAGATACTCCGGCGCTGGTTGAAGCCGCCGCCTTCCATGACGGTATCGTCATTGCGCAGGTCAACGAACTGGTGGATGACGAATGCGACCTGCCGCGCGTTGATATCCCCGGTTCGTGGATTGACTACGTCGTTGTTGCCGATAAACCGTTCTTTATCGAACCGCTGTTTACCCGCGATCCGCGCCTGATCAAACAGGAACATATTCTGATGGCGATGATGGCGATTAAAGGCATCTACGCCGAGCATCAGGTGCAATCGCTAAACCACGGTATCGGCTTTAACACCGCCGCCATCGAACTGCTGCTGCCGACCTACGGCGAACAGCTCGGTCTGAAGGGCAAAATCTGTAAACACTGGACCCTGAACCCGCATCCGACGCTGATCCCGGCGATTGAAAGCGGCTGGGTGGAGAGCGTGCACTGCTTCGGCGGCGAACTGGGGATGGAAGAGTACATCCGCGCCCGCCCTGACGTATTCTTTACCGGCGCAGATGGCTCCATGCGTTCCAACCGCGCCTTCTGCCAGCTGGCAGGTCAGTACGCGGTGGATATGTTTATCGGCTCAACACTCCAGGTGGATGGCTACGCCAACTCATCGACCGTCACCCGTGGGCGTCTTTCCGGCTTCGGCGGCGCGCCTAACATGGGTCATGACCCGCACGGTCGTCGTCACGCCACCCCGGCCTGGCTGAATATGATTACCGAACCCGACCCGATGCAACGCGGTAAAAAGTTGGTGGTGCAGATGGTGGAAACCTTCCAGGCGGGCGTTAAACCAACCTTCGTAGAAAAACTGGATGCCATTGAAGTGGCGAAAACCTCCGGAATGCCGCTGGCGCCAGTGATGATCTACGGCGATGACGTAACCCACGTACTAACCGAAGAAGGAATTGCCTATCTCTATCGCGCGGAAAGCCTTGAAGAGCGCCGGGCGATGGTCGCTGCGGTGGCCGGGATCACCGATATCGGCCTCGGAGTTGACGCCAAACGCGTGGCCGAACTGCGCCGCAGCGGAAAAGTCGTTTACCCGGAAGATATCGGCATTCGTCGTAGCGACGCCACCCGCTCCTTGCTTGCTGCTGGCAGCGTCTCAGACCTGGTGGAATGGTCCGACGGCCTGTACAACCCACCGGCAAAATTCCGGAGCTGGTAA
- a CDS encoding AI-2E family transporter: MAKPIITLNGLKMVIMLGMMVIILTGIRFAADIIVPFVLALFLAVVINPLVQLMVRCRVPRVLAISLLVGLIVLLAVVLLASLGTSLNELARTLPQYRNYLYEPMQAIAPWLQRFGFTVSVVELNKYIDPNAVMTLVTSLLTQLSNAMSSIFLLLLTVVFMLLEVPQLPAKLQQLMSRPVEGMGAIQRALDSVSHYLVLKTAISLVTGLVVWGMLVLLDVRFAFMWGLLAFALNYIPNIGSVLAAIPPILQVLVFGGLYDALVVLAGYLIINLVFGNILEPRIMGRGLGLSTLVVFLSLIFWGWLLGPVGMLLSVPLTIIVKIALEQTVAGQSIAFLLSDLSKN; encoded by the coding sequence ATGGCCAAACCCATCATCACACTTAACGGCTTAAAAATGGTCATCATGCTCGGCATGATGGTTATCATCCTGACCGGCATTCGCTTCGCGGCGGATATCATCGTTCCTTTCGTGCTGGCACTGTTTCTGGCGGTAGTCATTAACCCACTGGTTCAGCTTATGGTGCGCTGCCGGGTACCGCGGGTGCTGGCTATTTCACTGCTGGTGGGCCTGATTGTCCTGCTTGCCGTCGTGCTGTTGGCTTCGCTGGGGACTTCTCTCAATGAACTGGCGCGTACCCTGCCGCAGTATCGCAACTATCTCTATGAACCGATGCAGGCCATTGCACCGTGGCTACAGCGCTTCGGCTTTACCGTTTCGGTGGTTGAGCTTAATAAATATATTGACCCTAACGCAGTAATGACTCTGGTCACCAGTCTGCTCACTCAGCTTTCAAACGCCATGTCCTCTATCTTCCTGCTGCTACTGACGGTGGTGTTTATGCTGCTGGAAGTCCCGCAGCTACCCGCCAAGCTGCAACAGCTGATGTCGCGGCCGGTGGAAGGCATGGGGGCGATTCAGCGCGCACTCGATAGCGTCTCCCACTACCTGGTGTTAAAAACCGCCATCAGTCTGGTAACCGGCCTGGTGGTCTGGGGAATGCTGGTGCTGCTCGATGTGCGTTTTGCCTTTATGTGGGGACTGTTAGCTTTCGCGCTGAATTACATTCCTAATATTGGTTCGGTTCTCGCCGCAATCCCGCCAATTTTGCAGGTGCTGGTGTTTGGTGGTTTGTACGACGCGCTGGTGGTTCTGGCGGGCTATCTGATTATCAACCTGGTGTTCGGTAACATCCTCGAACCGCGCATTATGGGCCGTGGGCTGGGGTTATCAACGCTGGTGGTGTTCCTGTCGTTAATTTTCTGGGGCTGGCTACTGGGGCCGGTTGGTATGCTGCTCTCAGTGCCGCTGACCATTATCGTCAAAATCGCTCTCGAGCAGACGGTCGCCGGGCAAAGTATCGCCTTTCTGCTGAGTGATTTGAGTAAAAACTAA
- a CDS encoding AEC family transporter produces the protein MTYVIIHALAPIFVIMLLGFWAGKAKMVDNKNVSLLNIFVMDFALPATLFSATVQTPWSGIVAQSPLVLVLTGAMWITYAAIYFLATRVFKRSPQDAAVLTLTVALPNYAALGLPILGSVLGEGASTSLSVAVSIACGSVLMTPFCLLILEREKALAAGENSGSTLAMLPILMWRSVKKPIVWGPLLGVVLSAIGIKMPDLLLASIKPLGLAATAAALFLTGVILSARKLQLNALIATSTIVKLLVQPFIAWGLVMLLGLHGSIAITAILMIALAAGFFGVVFGNRFGVQSPDAEAVLLLSSVLCILSLPLFITLTSGI, from the coding sequence ATGACTTATGTGATTATTCATGCCCTCGCGCCGATTTTTGTCATCATGCTGCTGGGCTTCTGGGCCGGCAAGGCCAAAATGGTCGATAACAAAAACGTCTCGCTACTCAACATTTTCGTGATGGACTTCGCTCTGCCCGCGACGCTGTTTAGCGCCACGGTACAGACTCCATGGAGCGGGATTGTCGCTCAATCGCCGCTGGTGCTGGTGCTCACCGGCGCGATGTGGATCACCTACGCGGCCATCTACTTCCTCGCTACCCGCGTCTTTAAGCGCTCACCGCAGGATGCCGCCGTGCTGACCCTGACCGTGGCGCTGCCTAACTACGCCGCGCTCGGCCTGCCGATTCTTGGCAGCGTGCTTGGCGAAGGTGCGTCAACCTCGCTCTCGGTCGCCGTGTCTATTGCCTGTGGTTCGGTATTGATGACGCCGTTCTGTCTGCTGATTCTGGAACGTGAAAAGGCGCTGGCAGCCGGAGAAAATAGCGGTTCGACGCTGGCGATGCTGCCGATACTGATGTGGCGTTCGGTGAAAAAACCGATTGTCTGGGGCCCGCTGCTGGGGGTGGTACTTTCCGCCATCGGTATCAAAATGCCGGACCTGCTGCTGGCCTCAATCAAACCGCTGGGCCTGGCGGCAACCGCCGCAGCACTGTTCCTGACCGGGGTGATTCTGTCGGCGCGTAAGCTGCAACTCAACGCGCTCATCGCCACATCGACCATCGTTAAACTGCTGGTGCAACCGTTTATCGCCTGGGGTCTGGTGATGCTACTCGGTCTGCATGGCTCCATCGCCATTACCGCCATTCTGATGATTGCCCTGGCGGCCGGTTTCTTCGGCGTGGTGTTCGGTAACCGCTTTGGCGTGCAGTCGCCGGATGCGGAAGCGGTGCTGCTGTTAAGCTCGGTTCTGTGTATCCTGTCGCTGCCGCTGTTTATCACTTTAACTTCAGGGATCTAA